CCGCCGCGCCGTTGCGGCTCTCGCCGGCGAAGGCGCCGTCGAGGTCGACCACATGCAAGTAGCTGAAGCCCTGCGTCTGGAAGCTGAGGGCCTGTGCGGCCGGGTCGTCGTTGAAGACAGTGGCCTGCGCCATGTCGCCGAGCTTCAGGCGGACGCACTGGCCGCCCTTCAGGTCGATGGCGGGAAACAGGATGGGCATGGGTGGTGTTCCGTGTCGTGATGTCGGCCGCTTACGGCGCCCACTCGATGAAATTGGCGATCAGCGCAAGGCCGAGCCGCTGGCTCTTTTCCGGGTGGAACTGGGTGCCCACCATCGTGTCGCGCCCGACGATCGCGGTGATCGACCCGCCGTAGTCGGCCGTCGCGATGACATGCGCCGGGTCCGCCGCCTGCAAGTGGAAGGAGTGGACGAAATAGGCGTGGAGGCCCTTCTCGCCCGTCTCGATTCCGGCGAGCAGCGGATGATCGGCGAGCTTGCGCACCGTGTTCCAGCCCATATGCGGGATTTTCAGCTCCGGATCGTCCGGCGTGATCGCGGTGACGTCGCCGGGGATCCAGCCGAAACCCTCGGTCGTCTCGAACTCCAGGCCGCGGCTCGCCATCAGCTGCATGCCGACGCAAATGCCGAGGAACGGGCGCCCCTTTGCCTCCACCGCCTCGACGAGTGCGGCCTCCATGCCGTCGACCGCGCGGATGCCACGCCGGCAATCGGCAAAGGCGCCGACGCCCGGCAGCACGATCCGGTCGGCGCGTGCGACCACGTCCGGATCGGCGGTCACCCGGATGGTCGCACCGCG
This genomic window from Stappia sp. 28M-7 contains:
- the hisH gene encoding imidazole glycerol phosphate synthase subunit HisH codes for the protein MLIAIIDYGSGNLRSAEKAFERAAHAHGRGATIRVTADPDVVARADRIVLPGVGAFADCRRGIRAVDGMEAALVEAVEAKGRPFLGICVGMQLMASRGLEFETTEGFGWIPGDVTAITPDDPELKIPHMGWNTVRKLADHPLLAGIETGEKGLHAYFVHSFHLQAADPAHVIATADYGGSITAIVGRDTMVGTQFHPEKSQRLGLALIANFIEWAP